In the Ipomoea triloba cultivar NCNSP0323 chromosome 6, ASM357664v1 genome, one interval contains:
- the LOC116022358 gene encoding probable disease resistance protein At4g27220 isoform X1, producing the protein MAAALRAGMDVIWTLKDTMEKILSLRSIFAGYMGFDENLETLKAEVDQLLREEKDMEAKLKDLERGGQKKRKQGVEGWLERVNKLKTNFEAFKESNQGGGFIINNARKLIKAQELEGMTERVKKLREEGRNNTVEPTLDVSTAYELNVDQLSGTTSETNLDKIYKLVEDENVRSIGVYGMGGVGKTTLAKHIHNRILRNDPRANVYWVTVSHDFNLRKLQDNIAKTARINLSDDQDEVQRAATLLNHFVENNNVVLILDDVWDNISLENLGVPPRAKGCKLILTTRLRDVCCRIGCEKLFQVNVFNEEEGWNLFKEILVQDGCIVLTDVIEKYAKQLAKKCGGLPLALSTVAASMRGVNDDHIWRNAIKNFQNASLQMEDLENDVFEILKFSYNRLTNQNLKECFLYCCLYPEDERIVKDEIIMKLIAEGLCEDIDEGHSILKKLVDVFLLEGDKWFVKMHDLMREMALKMSKFMVKSELVEIPEEKHWTAELEKVSLNPNTLKEIPNDFSPRCHKLSTLNLSNSNFLETGIEEIPESFLLYTSQLRVLDLSYNTELKCLPNSISNLENLCGLFLQHCGHISCLPAMKKMKKLRVLNIQGCNGIRELPQDMECLVSLQYLYMMGTSTDLEIPKGVISKLRNLKCIQSDNCRRLQSEDLNCLPHLQEFWSWFDELHNFNRLVKNLEQLKCYNICVSSSHLNRQRHHLPLGRNVNNVDFKGINFTLVLLPANITCLHIKDCEGLNGCIADYLQSIMSNLKELDVWQCTEVEWILNSEQIIEMQATLVPPHLRILRCWLSITCQN; encoded by the exons ATGGCTGCTGCGCTGCGGGCTGGTATGGACGTTATCTGGACTCTTAAAG ACACAATGGAGAAGATACTCTCGTTACGTAGCATATTTGCAGGATATATGGGTTTTGATGAAAATCTGGAAACTCTAAAAGCTGAAGTAGATCAACTTCTCAGGGAAGAGAAAGACATGGAAGCAAAGTTGAAGGACTTAGAAAGAGGAGGGCAAAAGAAGAGGAAACAAGGAGTTGAGGGTTGGCTTGAGcgagtaaataaattgaaaacaaacTTTGAAGCATTCAAGGAAAGCAATCAAGGTGGGGGATTCATAATAAACAATGCTCGGAAGTTAATAAAAGCACAAGAACTCGAAGGGATGACAGAAAGAGTTAAAAAGCTTAGAGAAGAGGGCAGAAATAATACTGTTGAACCTACACTGGATGTGAGTACCGCATATGAACTCAATGTTGATCAGCTATCTGGGACAACATCTGAAACtaatttagataaaatatataaattggtAGAAGATGAAAATGTGAGGAGTATCGGGGTGTATGGAATGGGAGGTGTTGGGAAGACAACCTTGGCCAAACATATACATAACCGAATCCTCCGAAATGACCCTCGTGCTAATGTTTATTGGGTTACAGTTTCTCATGATTTTAACCTCAGAAAATTACAGGATAACATTGCTAAAACTGCTCGTATTAACCTTTCTGATGACCAGGATGAAGTGCAAAGAGCTGCTACTCTACTCAATCATTTTGtggaaaataataatgttgtgcTCATATTGGATGATGTGTGGGACAACATTAGCTTGGAGAACTTGGGAGTCCCTCCTAGGGCTAAGGGTTGCAAGCTCATTTTAACTACTCGATTACGAGATGTGTGTTGCAGGATTGGATGCGAAAAGCTATTTCAAGTTAATGTTTTTAATGAGGAGGAAGGTTGGAATTTGTTCAAAGAAATTTTAGTACAAGATGGCTGTATTGTGCTCACTGATGTTATTGAAAAATATGCCAAACAATTGGCCAAAAAATGTGGGGGCTTACCATTGGCACTCAGCACTGTAGCGGCAAGCATGCGAGGGGTGAATGATGATCACATATGGAGGAATGCCATTAAGAATTTCCAAAATGCTTCTCTTCAAATGGAAGACTTGGAAAATGATGTGTTTGAAATACTCAAATTTAGCTACAACAGATTGactaatcaaaatttgaaagaGTGTTTCCTTTATTGTTGTTTGTATCCTGAAGATGAAAGGATTGTGAAGGATGAAATAATAATGAAGTTGATTGCGGAAGGATTATGTGAAGATATAGACGAGGGTCATTCCATATTGAAAAAGCTAGTAGATGTCTTCTTATTGGAAGGGGATAAATGGTTTGTTAAGATGCATGATTTAATGAGAGAAATGGCTTTAAAGATGTCAAAGTTCATGGTTAAATCTGAGCTCGTTGAAATTCCAGAGGAGAAACATTGGACCGCTGAATTGGAGAAAGTTTCCTTGAATCCAAATACATTGAAAGAAATTCCAAATGACTTTTCCCCCAGATGCCATAAGCTTTCAACCTTGAATTTGAGCAACTCGAATTTTTTGGAAACTGGCATTGAAGAAATCCCAGAATCTTTCTTGTTGTACACGTCACAGCTTCGAGTCCTTGATTTAAGTTATAACACAGAGCTTAAGTGTCTTCCCAATTCTATCTCAAATTTGGAGAATCTTTGTGGATTATTTCTTCAACATTGTGGACACATTAGTTGTTTGCCAgcaatgaagaagatgaagaaattgcGGGTGTTAAATATTCAAGGGTGTAATGGAATTAGGGAATTGCCTCAAGACATGGAATGTTTAGTGAGTCtccaatatttatatatgatgGGCACAAGCACAGACTTGGAGATTCCAAAAGGGGTAATATCCAAACTAAGAAATCTTAAATGCATCCAATCGGACAACTGTAGGAGGTTGCAGAGTGAAGATTTGAATTGTTTGCCACATCTGCAAGAATTTTGGAGCTGGTTTGATGAACTGCACAACTTCAACAGGTTGGTTAAAAATCTTGAGCAACTTAAATGCTACAACATATGTGTAAGCAGTTCGCATTTGAACAGGCAGCGTCATCATTTACCTTTGGGCAGGAATGTGAATAATGTGGATTTCAAGGGAATCAATTTTACATTAGTTTTGCTTCCTGCAAACATTACTTGTTTACACATTAAAGATTGTGAAGGGCTGAATGGGTGCATAGCAGACTATCTCCAATCAATAATGAGTAATCTAAAAGAACTAGATGTGTGGCAGTGCACAGAAGTAGAGTGGATTTTGAACAGCGAACAAATAATAGAAATGCAAGCAACACTGGTGCCACCCCATTTAAGAATCTTGAGGTGTTGGCTCTCGATTACCTGCCAAAATTAA
- the LOC116022358 gene encoding probable disease resistance protein At4g27220 isoform X2, protein MAAALRAGMDVIWTLKDTMEKILSLRSIFAGYMGFDENLETLKAEVDQLLREEKDMEAKLKDLERGGQKKRKQGVEGWLERVNKLKTNFEAFKESNQGGGFIINNARKLIKAQELEGMTERVKKLREEGRNNTVEPTLDDEVQRAATLLNHFVENNNVVLILDDVWDNISLENLGVPPRAKGCKLILTTRLRDVCCRIGCEKLFQVNVFNEEEGWNLFKEILVQDGCIVLTDVIEKYAKQLAKKCGGLPLALSTVAASMRGVNDDHIWRNAIKNFQNASLQMEDLENDVFEILKFSYNRLTNQNLKECFLYCCLYPEDERIVKDEIIMKLIAEGLCEDIDEGHSILKKLVDVFLLEGDKWFVKMHDLMREMALKMSKFMVKSELVEIPEEKHWTAELEKVSLNPNTLKEIPNDFSPRCHKLSTLNLSNSNFLETGIEEIPESFLLYTSQLRVLDLSYNTELKCLPNSISNLENLCGLFLQHCGHISCLPAMKKMKKLRVLNIQGCNGIRELPQDMECLVSLQYLYMMGTSTDLEIPKGVISKLRNLKCIQSDNCRRLQSEDLNCLPHLQEFWSWFDELHNFNRLVKNLEQLKCYNICVSSSHLNRQRHHLPLGRNVNNVDFKGINFTLVLLPANITCLHIKDCEGLNGCIADYLQSIMSNLKELDVWQCTEVEWILNSEQIIEMQATLVPPHLRILRCWLSITCQN, encoded by the exons ATGGCTGCTGCGCTGCGGGCTGGTATGGACGTTATCTGGACTCTTAAAG ACACAATGGAGAAGATACTCTCGTTACGTAGCATATTTGCAGGATATATGGGTTTTGATGAAAATCTGGAAACTCTAAAAGCTGAAGTAGATCAACTTCTCAGGGAAGAGAAAGACATGGAAGCAAAGTTGAAGGACTTAGAAAGAGGAGGGCAAAAGAAGAGGAAACAAGGAGTTGAGGGTTGGCTTGAGcgagtaaataaattgaaaacaaacTTTGAAGCATTCAAGGAAAGCAATCAAGGTGGGGGATTCATAATAAACAATGCTCGGAAGTTAATAAAAGCACAAGAACTCGAAGGGATGACAGAAAGAGTTAAAAAGCTTAGAGAAGAGGGCAGAAATAATACTGTTGAACCTACACTGGAT GATGAAGTGCAAAGAGCTGCTACTCTACTCAATCATTTTGtggaaaataataatgttgtgcTCATATTGGATGATGTGTGGGACAACATTAGCTTGGAGAACTTGGGAGTCCCTCCTAGGGCTAAGGGTTGCAAGCTCATTTTAACTACTCGATTACGAGATGTGTGTTGCAGGATTGGATGCGAAAAGCTATTTCAAGTTAATGTTTTTAATGAGGAGGAAGGTTGGAATTTGTTCAAAGAAATTTTAGTACAAGATGGCTGTATTGTGCTCACTGATGTTATTGAAAAATATGCCAAACAATTGGCCAAAAAATGTGGGGGCTTACCATTGGCACTCAGCACTGTAGCGGCAAGCATGCGAGGGGTGAATGATGATCACATATGGAGGAATGCCATTAAGAATTTCCAAAATGCTTCTCTTCAAATGGAAGACTTGGAAAATGATGTGTTTGAAATACTCAAATTTAGCTACAACAGATTGactaatcaaaatttgaaagaGTGTTTCCTTTATTGTTGTTTGTATCCTGAAGATGAAAGGATTGTGAAGGATGAAATAATAATGAAGTTGATTGCGGAAGGATTATGTGAAGATATAGACGAGGGTCATTCCATATTGAAAAAGCTAGTAGATGTCTTCTTATTGGAAGGGGATAAATGGTTTGTTAAGATGCATGATTTAATGAGAGAAATGGCTTTAAAGATGTCAAAGTTCATGGTTAAATCTGAGCTCGTTGAAATTCCAGAGGAGAAACATTGGACCGCTGAATTGGAGAAAGTTTCCTTGAATCCAAATACATTGAAAGAAATTCCAAATGACTTTTCCCCCAGATGCCATAAGCTTTCAACCTTGAATTTGAGCAACTCGAATTTTTTGGAAACTGGCATTGAAGAAATCCCAGAATCTTTCTTGTTGTACACGTCACAGCTTCGAGTCCTTGATTTAAGTTATAACACAGAGCTTAAGTGTCTTCCCAATTCTATCTCAAATTTGGAGAATCTTTGTGGATTATTTCTTCAACATTGTGGACACATTAGTTGTTTGCCAgcaatgaagaagatgaagaaattgcGGGTGTTAAATATTCAAGGGTGTAATGGAATTAGGGAATTGCCTCAAGACATGGAATGTTTAGTGAGTCtccaatatttatatatgatgGGCACAAGCACAGACTTGGAGATTCCAAAAGGGGTAATATCCAAACTAAGAAATCTTAAATGCATCCAATCGGACAACTGTAGGAGGTTGCAGAGTGAAGATTTGAATTGTTTGCCACATCTGCAAGAATTTTGGAGCTGGTTTGATGAACTGCACAACTTCAACAGGTTGGTTAAAAATCTTGAGCAACTTAAATGCTACAACATATGTGTAAGCAGTTCGCATTTGAACAGGCAGCGTCATCATTTACCTTTGGGCAGGAATGTGAATAATGTGGATTTCAAGGGAATCAATTTTACATTAGTTTTGCTTCCTGCAAACATTACTTGTTTACACATTAAAGATTGTGAAGGGCTGAATGGGTGCATAGCAGACTATCTCCAATCAATAATGAGTAATCTAAAAGAACTAGATGTGTGGCAGTGCACAGAAGTAGAGTGGATTTTGAACAGCGAACAAATAATAGAAATGCAAGCAACACTGGTGCCACCCCATTTAAGAATCTTGAGGTGTTGGCTCTCGATTACCTGCCAAAATTAA